ACGTACGGTACACGCGGTGGTCCACGCCATTGACCTGAACCGAGCGCTGGGCACGGGCCACGGTGGTGCTGGTGAGCAGACCGACAGCTGCGGCGAAAGCGAAGCGAAGTGGGAGCATCGGAGGTATACGGCGGCCGACAGCGAACTGCTGGGCGGGGGGGCCGCGAGGGGGCCGCCGAAGGCGGCGCCGCCTCCCCCGCGGTATTTTGCGCGCATGACCACCACGCTCGTCGCCCCGACCATCGCCGATATCCGCGCGGCCCAGACCCGCATTGCCCCGCACGCCGCCATCACGCCGCTCCTGCGCTCTCCTGCGCTCGACGCGGTTGCCGGTGGAACCGTGCTTCTCAAGGCCGAGGTGCTGCAGCACACCGGGTCGTTCAAGTTGCGCGGCGCGCTCAATCGCCTGCTGCAACTGTCGGCCGAAGAGCGTGAACGCGGGGTGGTGGCGTACAGTTCGGGCAACCACGCGCAGGCCGTCGCGTACAGCGCCACGCTGCTGGGCATGCGATCGGTGATCGTGATGCCCAAGGACGCGCCGGCGCTCAAGATCGAGCGCACGCGGGCCTTCGGCGCCGAGGTGGTGCTGTACGACCGGTACACCGAAGACCGGGTGGCCATTGGTGGTGCCATCGCCGCGGAGCGCGGTTCCACGGTGGTGCCGCCCTTCGAGGATACGCACATCGTGGCCGGACAGGGCACGCTGGGGCTCGAGGCGCTCGAGCAGGCGCAGGCGCTCGGTTTTGCGCCCGATGCGTTCCTCGTGTGCTGCGGTGGCGGCGGGCTCACAGCGGGGTGCGCGCTGGCGGCCGAGGCCGTGTCGCCCGGCACGGTGGTGCATCCGTGTGAGCCGGCGGAGTTCGACGACATGGCGCGCTCGCTGGAGCTGGGGCACCGCGTGGCCAATGCCCCGGGCAAGCGCTCCATCTGCGACGCCATCGTGACCGATATACCCGGCGAGTTCACCTTCAGCATCAACCAACCGCGCGTGGGCAAGGGGTTGCGGGTGACCGACGACGAAGTGCTCGCGGCCATCGCGTTCGCGGTGCGCGAGCTCAAGCTGGTGGTGGAGCCCGGCGGCGCGGCGGCGCTGGCGGCGCTGCTGCATGGCAAGCTGGACACGCGCGGGTGCACGACGCTGGTGGTGGTAACGGGTGGGAATATCGATCCGGCGATTTTGGCGCGGGCGATTGGGGTGTGAGCGAAGGCAGCACCGTGACCGGACGGTGGGGGCGCTCGCGCATCGACTCACCACCCGGCACTCGAACTCACCACCCAGAACTCGAACTCACGACTCACAGCTCGAGTGGTGAGTCGTGAGTTCGAGTCGTGGGTCGCGAGTGGACCGCGGTGACCGCGTGTGCGACTGACGGCATGACCGTTCAGGGTCGGACGTCAGGGGCAAAGGGTGATGGGTTCGTTCACTCCGCACTGCGAACTCCCCCGGAGGTCACACGATGTCCGGGGGAGTTCTTGGTTTTTGGTGATAGTTGTTGGTCGTAGGTTCACCGCCTCAACGCTCCTGCCCTCCCGGCCATAGTATTCATCATGACCTCCCGCCGTGATTTCCTCGCCACCGGCGGCGCGGCGCTTGGCGCGCTCGCCGTCGGTCCCCGCCTCCTCGAGGCCTCGCCCGTAACGGGCTACCCTGCCCCGCCGCGCCTGCCGGCGCTGTACACCGACGCCGCCACGCGCGAGCTCATGATGGAAGCGCTCGATGCGGCGAAGCGCGCCGGGGCGAGTTGGGCCGACGTGCGCATCTCGCGCAACCGCAACAACAGCGTGCAGACGCGCGAGAAGCAGGTCACCGACGTCGTGGACGCCGACACCATGGGTTGCGGCGTGCGCGTGCTGGTGGACGGCTGCTGGGGCTTTGCGGCCACGCAGGAGCTGAGCAAGGCGGGCGTGGGAGTCGCCGCGCAGGAGGCCGTGGCCATTGCCAAGGCCAACCGCCTCGCGCGTGACCGGCGGGTGGAGCTGGCCCCTGCCCCGGCGCAGGTGGACAAGACCTGGCGATCGGCCTACACCATCGACCCGTTCACCATTGCCATTGAGGAAAAGGCCGACCTGCTGCTGCGCGCCAACGCCGCGGCGCTCACCGTGCCCACAGTGCGCTTCGTGAACAGCGGCCTGTCGTTCGTGAAGGAGGAGCGCAACTACGCCAACACCGACGGCACCGTCACCACGCAGGACTACGTGCGCAGCTGGGTGACCATGAGCTGCACCGCCGTGGCCCCCGATCGCAGTGGCACCGCCGTGCGTGGCCCCGAGGTGGTGCAGCCCGCCGGTCGCGGCTGGGAGTACGTGCTGGAAGCCGACATCGTGAACAACGCCAA
The DNA window shown above is from Gemmatimonas sp. and carries:
- a CDS encoding threonine/serine dehydratase, whose protein sequence is MTTTLVAPTIADIRAAQTRIAPHAAITPLLRSPALDAVAGGTVLLKAEVLQHTGSFKLRGALNRLLQLSAEERERGVVAYSSGNHAQAVAYSATLLGMRSVIVMPKDAPALKIERTRAFGAEVVLYDRYTEDRVAIGGAIAAERGSTVVPPFEDTHIVAGQGTLGLEALEQAQALGFAPDAFLVCCGGGGLTAGCALAAEAVSPGTVVHPCEPAEFDDMARSLELGHRVANAPGKRSICDAIVTDIPGEFTFSINQPRVGKGLRVTDDEVLAAIAFAVRELKLVVEPGGAAALAALLHGKLDTRGCTTLVVVTGGNIDPAILARAIGV